Part of the uncultured Cohaesibacter sp. genome is shown below.
AAAGCCGATCCCGACAAGGCACCGCCAACTATTCTGCTGCTTCCGACATTGTCATTGGCCAGGTCTTTGCCACCATGGTCAGCACGTCATATTGCGCCACCACCTCGTCTCTCTGGTTGGTCACCTGACAATCCCAGCGGACTTCCCCATGGTCGGCATTCTCCCGAGGGTTGATCTCCTTGCAGGTCAGGCGAACCCCGAGGCTATCGCCAAAATAGACCGGCATCATGAAACGCAGATTGTCGACGCCATAGTTCGCCAGCACCGGCCCCGGTTCCGGATCGACGAACAACCCGGCGGCGAAGGAGGCGATGAGATAGCCGTGCGCCACGCGATCCTCAAAGAAGGGATTGGCTTTCGCCGCGTCGCTGTCCATGTGGGCATAGAAGGTATCGCCGGTGAAATGGGCAAAGTGTTCGACATCAGCCTCAGTCACGTCTCGTCTGGCCGTGACGATCTGATCGCCGATGCGGAGGTCGGCCAGCGACTTGCGGAAGGGATGAATATCCTGTTGCGCAGGTGCGCCTTCCACCCATTGACCGGTGACCGCCGACAGCATCGACGGCGGCCCCTGAATGGCAGACCGCTGCATGAAATGCTTGACCCCGCGCATACCGCCCATTTCCTCGCCGCCACCTGCGCGACCGGGGCCGCCGTGGACAAGCGGAGCCAACGGTGAGCCATGCCCCGTGGAGCTTTTGGCCGACGCGCGGTTGCCGATCATCACCCGACCATGGAAGGACGCCAATCCGGTCGCCATTTTGGCAGCAAGACCAGCGTCATCGGTAAAGACCGACGAGACAAGCGAGCCGCGCCCCTTGCGAGCCAGTGTGATGGCTTCCTCGGGGGCGTCATACGGCATCAGTGTCGCCACCGGCCCGAAAGCCTCGACCCCGTGCACAGCTTCAGACGACAGAGGGTTGGCACAGCGCAACAGCACAGGCGCCATGAAGGCACCCGCCACATCGTCGCCGGAGACCAGTGCGCAGCTGTCGGGATCACCGGCAACGATCTCCGCTTCGGTCATCAGTTCGCGGACGCGGACACGGACAGTTTCACGGTCCCGCAGCGAGACGAGTGCCCCCATACGCACGGATGGATCGGAAGGCAGGCCGATCGGCACCTGCCCGAGCCGCGCCTTGAGCGCATCGACCACAGCTGCTTCATGCGCACGGGGCACCAAGATGCGGCGGATCGCAGTGCATTTCTGCCCTGCCTTGGCCGTCATCTCGCGGGCAACCTCGCGCACGAACAGATCGAACTCTGGCGTGCCCGGACCGGCATCTCCCCCCAGCACCGACGCATTGAGACTGTCCGCCTCCATGGTGAAGCGAACGGAATTGGCAATGATGGACGACTTCGCCTTGAGCCTCTGCCCTGTCGTCGCCGAGCCGGTGAAGGTCACAACATCCTGCTCGGTCACATGGTCCAGAAGATCTCGCGGATCGCCAGTGACGATCTGCAACGCTCCATCGGGAAGAAGGCCGGTCTCCAGCATACGCCGCACGACCAGTTCCGTAAGATAGGCCGTCTGGGTCGCTGGCTTGACCAGACACGGCATGCCGGCAATCAGGGACGGCGCGATTTTCTCCAGCATCCCCCAGACCGGGAAGTTGTAGGCATTGATATGAATGGCCACTCCTTCCATCGGCGAGAGAATGTGCTGGCCCATGAAGCTTGCGTCCCGCGACAACACTTCAACCGGGCCTTCGGTCAGCACGCGGGCATTGGGAAACTCCCGCCGGGCCTTGGAAGCGAAAGTCAGCATCGTGCCGATGCCGCCTTCGATGTCGGGCCAGGAATCCGCGCGCGTGGCCCCTGTGGCAAAGCTTTCCTCGTAGAACTCTTCCTTGAGGTCCATCAGCTTTAGCCCCAGAGCCTTGAGCATCAGCGCCCGTTGATGGATCGTCATGGCCCTGAGGGCTGGTCCACCAACAGCGCGGCCCCATTCAAGAGCGCCCCCAAGATCAAGTCCCTCGGTGCTGATCAGGGCATGGACTGCTCCCGTCGCCGCATTGGCCACAGGCTCTCCCTCACCTTCACCTGTACGCCAGGCGCCGGCAACATAGCTTTCCAGACGGCGTGGTGACAGGGTCACGTCCTTCATGCGCTTTCCTTCCATTTCACTTCGATTTAGCGGATTTTGAGAGCAGCAAGCTGCGCTTGGGCAGCTTGGGTCCATTCTTCAAGCTGATCCTTGTTGGAGCGATGACGAAGCCCCATGCGGGCCAGCCGCTCAAAACGCCCGGACCCGACCGCGCCAAAGCTGTCCGCAACCCTTGGGAACCAGTAGTCCACGGAAGCTGTGGCCTCTGAGCGCCCGTCTTCGGTTGCGCAGATTTCGACAAGCCCGACACGCCCCAGTTCCTTGTGCCGCGCCTCGACGGGGATGATGTCCCTGATCTCATCGGCAAGCGGGATATAGGAGACCTGAGCCAGTTCCCTCAGCTGAATACCCGTTGCAAGCCCCATCAAGAGGTTCATCACGCAGGCATCCGTCCAGCTGATCAGCGGTGCGTGAAAGACGGACAGACGCATGTCTCCACCCTGACGGCGCGGGTCGACGTTTGCATCCCTCGGCTGACGGGTGGCCCAATCATGCGCCCGGTTATAGAGCGCCTTGTCGGTACCGAAGTCTTCCATGAGGTCGAGCACCTTCTCGGCACTGGCTGCCTTTTCCAGCACAATCCGGCTGGCGGCGATGCGCTGGGAAATTCCTGGAGCCCAGTTGATGGCATCGGCAAACCCCGCCGATCCTGCCAGCTCGCTGTCGACAAAGGAGGACATCAGCCGCAACAGTTCGGCGCGATAGCGTGGCGGCACATTGTCCGGCGAGGACAGTTTGCCACCCCCGGCCAGATAGTCCTCGATGGACATCGTGTCAGCGTCATTCATCATAGCTCAGCACCACCTTGTCGGATACGGGAACACACTGGCACGAGAGCACATAGCCCGCCCGTACCTCGTAGTCCTCGAGTGCATGGTTGACTGCCATCTCGACCTCCCCTTCCAGAACGCGGGCACGACAGGTCGAACAGACCCCGGCCTTGCAGGAGTAAGGCGCATCCATGTCATTGGCCACGGCGGCATCAAGGATCGAATTGCCGTCCTTGGGCATGGTAAAACTGCGGGTGGCGCCATCAAGCGTCACGGATACCGCACAGCTGTTGCCGGTCACTGAGGTCTCTCTGGAAACCGCCGGTTTCACCGCCCTACCGGGCTGGGAAGAGGCAAACAGCTCGAACTTGATCTGCTCGTCGGCAATGCCATGCTTGCGCAGATTCTCGGCTATGGTCAGCATCAGCGCTTCCGGGCCGCAGATGAAGGCCGTATCCACGCTCTCTGCGTCGATCCAGAGATCGAACAGCGCATCGAGCTTATGGTCATCGATCCGTCCCGTGAAGAGGTCTATCTCCTGTCCTTCGCTCTTGAGGATATGGATCACCGACAAGCGGCCAAGATAGATATTCTTCAGGTCCTCGAGTTCCTCGCGGAACATGATGGAATGCATCTGCCGGTTGGCATAGACCAGCGTGAAGGTCGACTGGGGCTCGCGGGTCAGAATCGTCTTGATGATCGAGATCACCGGCGTGATGCCGGACCCTGCGGCAAAGCCGAGATAGGTCTTGGCAGCAGCCGGATCGATCGGGGTGAAGAAACGGCCCATTGGCGGCATGGCATCGATATGGTCGCCGACCTTGACCTCTTCATTGGCCCAGGTCGAGAAAGCCCCACCCTCAACGCGCTTGATCCCCACCTTGAGGCAGCCGTCATCAACGCCCGAACAGATGGAATAGGAGCGGCGCAGCTCTTCTGCGCCAAACATCCGGCGGAAGGTCAGATATTGCCCTTGCGTGAAGGCAAAGGCCTCGGCGTCGGCCGGATCCGGTTTCAGGGTCAGGACCACAGCGTCGCGGGTCTCGCGTCGCACATCGGTCACTTCAAGCGGAGTAAATCGTGACATGGCAAGCCTCTCCTCTAAGGCTCAGATGCATTTGAAATAGTCAAAGGGTTCCAGACAGTCCTTGCAGCGCCAGGAGGCCTTGCATGGGGTCGAACCAAACTGGCTGACCCGCTCGGTATGGGTAGATCCGCAGCGCGGGCAGGCGACCACCAGATTGCCCTTGCCAGTCATGCGGCGGGCGCGGGCAGCCATCACGCCACTGGCGGATGTTCCGTCAATCGGCGGCGCGATGCCAAAGGCGCGAAGCTTCTCGCGCGCCTCGGCTGTGACCCAGTCGCTGGTCCATGGCGGTGACAGGCGCCGTTCAAGCCGCAGCTTGTCCGTGCCCTTCGCGCGCAGCTTTTCCTCGATGGCGAGATCGATCACCGCTGTGGCCGGGCAACCCGAGTAGGTCGGAGTAACGGCAACAACGAGCGTGTCACCGTCATAATGCACCGACCGGACGATCCCCAGTTCCGTAACGGAGACAACGGGGATCTCCGGGTCAGGCACCTCGGCCAACCAGCGCCAGACGACGTCGACAGTCGGCAGCACCGCGGATGTGTTGAGGGTTGCTGCCATGGTTCTACCAACTGGCTCCCGGATAGGCCCTCTGCAGGAACTGCATTTCGGCCAGAATATAACCAAGATGCTCCGTGTGCCGTCCCAGATTTCCCCCGGTCTGGGCAAAGCCTGCAGGCCCCGGCACATCGAGCGTAGCCTCGGAAAAGACCGAGCGGACCGTTTCATCCCACTCCTTGCGCAAGTCGCAAGGTCTGGGTGCAATCCCTGCGGCCGCCATGGCGTCATCGACGGCGTCAGTCACAAACATCTCGTCCACATAGGGCCAAAGCTGTTCGACGGCGGCCTGCATGCGCCGATGGCTTTCCTCCGTTCCATCGCCAAGCCGGACGACCAGATCCGATGAGCGCTCCAGATGATAGCTGGACTCCTTGACGGCCTTGGCAGCAATTTCGGCCACCCGTGGACTGGCCGATCGCGTCAACCATTCCAGCATCAGGTGATGGCGGGCATCGAACAGGAACTGCCGCATCAGCGTGAGCCCCATGTCCCCATTTGGCAGCTCGCAGAGCAGAAGATTGCGGAATTGCAGCGCATCGCGCAAATAGGCCAATGCGTCCGCGTCCCTGCCCTTGCCTTCCACCTCACCGGCGAGCCCCAGCCACATCTGGGTGTGGCCGATGAGGTCCAGTGCCGTATTGGCCATGGCGATGTCTTCTTCCAGCGCGGGCGCATGTCCGCACCATTCCGATACCCGGTGGCCCAGAATGAGTGCATTGTCTCCCATCCGGCAGAGCCACGCAAAGAAGGCTGGCGCCAGTGCCGCATCGGCGACAAAGGCGTCCTCGACCGGGTTCGAAACAGCTTGCACGGTCGTTTTATTCATACCTTCCGCGCTCATCACATATGCCCCACTTCATCGGGAATATCGAAGAAGGTCGGGTGCCGATAGGCCTTGGTCTCGGCCGGATCGAACAGTGGCCCCTTCTCGGACGGGCTCGATGCGGTGATGTCGTTGGACTTCACCACCCAGATCGAAACGCCTTCCTTGCGACGGGTATAGACGTCACGGGCATGGTGGATCGCCATTTCGGCATCCGGCGCATGCAGGCTTCCCACATGGCGATGGTTCAGCCCGTGCTGCCCGCGAATGAAGACTTCCCACAGTGGCCATTCTTTTCTAGACATGATTTTCCTCCCCAAATTTTCCGATTACTCGGCAGCCGTCGTCGCCACCATTCGGCGATGGGCGGCCTTTTCCGCGTGTGCATAAAGCCCTTCCCGGAACCACTCCCCATCATCCCAGGCCTTGACGCGCGCGCCCAGACGTTCACGGTTGCACGGGCCATTGCCCTTGATCACCTCGAAGAACTCGGACCAGTCCGGCTCGCTGAAGTCGTAACCGCCCTTTTCCTCGTTCCACTTGAGATTTTCGTCCGGAATGGAAAGGCCGAGATAATGGGCTTGCGGCACGGTCTGATCGACAAACTTCTGTCTCAGTTCATCGTTGGTGTTGATCTTGATCTTCCAGGCCATGGACTGGGCGGAATGGACGGACTCGGCATCGGAAGGACCGAACATCATCAGTGACGGATACCAGAAGCGGTTGAGCGCATCCTGCGCCATTTCCTTCTGCGCCGGAGTGCCTGCGGCCATCTTCATCATGATCGCGTAGCCCTGACGTTGGTGGAAACTCTCTTCCTTGCAGATGCGGATCATCGCCCGGCTATAGGGTCCGTAGGAGGTCCGCTGCAACGGCACCTGGTTCATGATCGCAGCGCCGTCAACCAGCCAGCCCACCGCTCCCATGTCGGCCCAATTCAGGGTGGGGTAGTTGAAGATCGAGCTGTATTTCATGGCACCCGAGTGAAGCTTCTCCATCAGATCGTCACGGCTGACACCAAGCGTTTCCGCCGCCGAATAGAGATAGAGCCCGTGCCCGGCCTCGTCCTGCACCTTGGCCAGCAGGATCGCCTTGCGTTCCAGTGTCGGTGCGCGGGTGATCCAGTTGCCTTCCGGCAGCTGACCGACGATTTCGGAATGGGCGTGCTGTCCGATCTGGCGGATCAGCGTCTTGCGATAGCCTTCCGGCATCCATTCCTTGGGTTCGATCTTTTCGCCCCGGTCGATCCGGTCCTGAAAAGCCAGTTCTTCAGGCGACATCTCGTCCCGAGACTTCATTCCTTCCGATTTCACCATCTGAGCATACATGTCCGACCTCCTCTTCAGACGCGTTCCAGAATGATAGCGATGCCCTGCCCAACCCCGACGCACATGGTGCAAAGCGCATAACGCCCACCCGTGCGGTGGAGCTGGTAGGTGGAGTGCAGCACAAGCCGCGCGCCCGACATCCCCAGCGGATGACCCATGGCGATCGCGCCGCCATTGGCATTGATGTGAGCCCCGTCCTCGGGCAAACCGAGTTCGCGCAAGACGGCCAGCGACTGCGCCGCGAAGGCTTCGTTGAGTTCGATAACATCCATCTGATCAAGCGACAGCCCGGCCCGTTCCAGAACCCGCCGGGTCGCAGGCACCGGCCCGATCCCCATCACCCGGGGGGGAACCCCTGCTGCTGCCATGGCGACAATGCGCGCCTTGGGCGTCAATCCATTGGCCTGAGCCGCTGTCTCGGAAGCAACAATCACGCCCGCTGCGCCGTCATTGACACCCGAGGCATTGCCTGCAGTGACCGTCAGCTCGGGTCCGTTCACACCGCGCAGCTTTGCCAGCGTTTCAACGCTGGTGTCCGGCCGGGGATGTTCGTCGGTATCGATGATGATCGGATCTCCCTTGCGGCGAGGGATGGTGACCGGCACAATTTCATCGGCAAAGATCCCGGCCTTCTGGGCAACATCCCAGCGGCGCTGGCTTTCTGCGGCAAACCGATCCTGATCCGCGCGCGAAATGCCATAGTCGGCCGCCACATTGTCCGCCGTTTCCGGCATGCTGTGGGTACCATGAACCTTGTGCAATGCGGCATTCTTGAAACGCCAGCCGATGGTCGTGTCATACATTTCGGCATTGCGGGAAAAGGGGCTGATCGCCTTGGCCACCACGAACGGTGCACGGCTCATGCTCTCGACACCACCTGCCACCAGAATGTCGCCATCACCGGAGCGGATCGTTCTGGCCGCCAGCCCGATGGCATCCATGCCGGAGCCGCAAAGCCGATTGACCGTCGTTCCCGGAACCTCGACAGGCAGGCCAGCCAGCAGCACGGCCATACGGGCGACATTGCGATTGTCCTCGCCCGCCTGATTGGCGCAGCCTAGGATCACGTCATCAACGCGCTCCCAGTCCATTTGCGGATTGCGCTCGAGCAGCGCCTTCAATGGAACTGCGGCCAGATCGTCTGCTCGCACCTCGGACAAGGCGCCCCCATATCGCCCGATCGGCGTCCGCACTGCGTCGCAAACAAAAGCTTCCGACATTCAAACCTCCCCCCCTGAGATCTCGCATCGGCCTCATTAATTAACCGACCGTTCGTTCTACATTAAGGCAAGGAGACCATTGTGCGCAACAGCTTTCAAGCAGTCTTTCGGATGAGAAAGCCGCTCCGCTTACCCAACATTGGTATAAGAAAAATTCAACGTGTTGAATGTATTGACATTTTCCTGCAGCGAAAACGCGGCAGAAAATCCACATTTCTGCCATGGTCGCCCTCAGCCTGAACCCCATGGCCCGCAACGACACATGACGACAGGAACCGTTCAAAAGCGCAGTACCGGGCTTTTGGAAGGCAACAGGCTGCTATGAAAGGGGAATCACGATTGAACGACCGGTCATTCACCAGAACCGTATTTGCATCTAGCGGACTTCCCTTGCCAGCTTGCCAGCAAAGCCAAGCAGCAGCGCTCCGGAGACCGTGCGGAAGACGCGATACCGGCGCTGGGTCAGGAAGCGTCCACGCAACAGCGAGGCCAGTGTCGAATAGCTGAAGAGGGATCCGATTGAGATGGCACAGAATGTTGAAACCAGAATGACCGCCTGCGGCAGGACTGGCCGACTGGCATCCATCACCTGCGGGAAAATCGCCACGAAGAACAGCACCGCCTTGGGATTGGATACCGCCAAGGTGAAGGCCTCGATAAAAAGCTGTCTTGCCGGCACCCCGCGACGCGCCTCGCCTGACAGGTCCAGCTCTTCCCGCACAAAAATCAGCTTCAACCCGAGCCAGACCAGATAGCCGACACCCAACCAATGGAACAGGGTCCAGAGCAGTTCCGACGCCATGACGAATGTCGCCACCCCTCCGGCGCAGAAACCGCCAGCAACGGCCAGCCCGAGCGCATTGCCCAGAATGGTGGGAATGGTTTTTCTCAGTCCCAACTGGGTGGCTCTTCGGATGGTATTGAGAATGGCGGGACCCGGCGTGACGATATTGGTGGTGGCGATGGCAACGAAAGACAGCCAGACAACGAAATCCATTGGAAAATCCCGAAGATAAATCAGAGGTGGGAAAATACCCTAGTTGCAACCATGCCCCATGTCCAGCAGTTTGCCCAGCAGGAAAATGCAGCGGGCAGCGCATGTCGGCATGCCTCGCAAAGGTCGCTGCGGCGGATCCTGTTTCCCTGGTGGCTATTCCCGTTTGACAGGACCGGATGTTGCCGATAAACCCGGCCAACGGTTCCTGATTTGGACGATGTGCAGCGGCTGTGGCAGCTCTGGCACGGAAAGGGTCGACATGGCGATACTTCTCATTCACGCAGGCGGCACCATCGGCATGGTTGAGAGCGACGAGGGATTTTCCCCGGCCCAAGGCGTGGTCGAGGATCATGTCAACCAGCAAGTGGCTGAAGGGCTCTTCCCGCCCATGGACATCATACGCCTTGATCCGCTGATCGACAGCGCCAACGCCACGCCCCATGACTGGCACCGTATCGCCATCACGATTGCCGAAAAAATGGAGGCCTATGATGGTTTCATCGTGGCCCATGGCACCGATACTCTGGCCTACACGGCGGCTGCCCTGACCTTTGCCCTCGAGGGTCTTGCCAAACCCGTCATTCTGACCGGAGCAATGCTGCCGATCGGGGTAGAAGGCTCGGACGGACCGGAAAATCTCGCGGCCTCGGTCTCCCATGTGCAGAAGGCCCCCGCCGGTGTCTGGGTCCAGTTTGCCGGCCGCCATCTGCATGGCTCGCGCGTTCGCAAGTCCCATTCCCGCCAGTTTGATGCCTTTGCTGCCGATCCGGGAGAATATCCGCCGCTGCGCTCTGGCCCGGCCTTTCGCCTGCATCAGCCGCGGCCCTGGAATATCGTCATTCTCGCCGTTGCGCCTGGCATGTCTGACAATGTCGCCCGCTACGCTGCCGAAACCTGTGACGGCATTGTCCTTCGCTGCTATGGCTCCGGCACCGTGCCCCATAGCGAGGGATTGGAGAAGGCACTGGCAACCGCATGGCAAAGAGGCTGCCCGGTGTTTGCCGTCAGTCAGTGCCCGGAAGGCGGGCTGGCGCTCGGTACCTACGCCGCCGGTGCCGTACTCAAGAAATACAACGTCATCGACGGGCGCGACATCACCCTTGAAGCCGCCTATGCCAAGCTGGTGTTCATCCTCTCGCAGGAGGCCAATTTCGACCGTCAACGCCAGATGCTGCAGACGCCGTTGGCCGGTGAGATGCACACGGCCAATTAAGAGGAGCCCCTCGCCTCCCTTCACGCCACCCCCAGGAAACAGCAAAGGCCGGAGAGCATCCCTCCGGCCTTTTTGTTCATCAGCAGTGTCGTTCCTGCTACGGCCTGTTACTTGGCGACCTTGGCCTTGATGGCGGCCACTTCATCAGCCTGCATCATACCGGTGGTTTCAATGGAACCATCCGCAATCTTCCAGAGGCGGAACGGGCCGGTGATATCGCCATACTGGTCGAAGCCAACCGGGCCGATCACGCCTTCATAGCGGATTTTCTCGCCCTTCTTGATCAGCTCCAGCGCCTTCTTGAATTCTTCCGGACCGGCATAAATCGGGGTCCCCTCGGTGCCAGTCACTTCAAAAATGGCATCACGGATCTTGTCAGCCTTGGCTTCGCCTGCCTTGGCAATAGCCAGACCGACGATCGCACCAGCATCATAGGAGCGGTCGGCAGCCGGAGCATCCGGAGCGATACCACCAGAGACGGCAGCGAAATTGTCATAGAAATATTTGGTCGAAGCAGTCTCGTCGGTGCCCGAAGAGGTGCCATAGGCTTCGTTGAGATACTGCGCACCGACTGCCTTGATGAAGTCGGAGGAGTTCATGCCATCATTGAGCAGGAATTTCTGCGGGCCACCATTGGAGATCCAGGCACGGGCGATGGTCGCTCCGTCAACCGGATAGCTGACGAGATAGAGCGCTTCCGGATCACCGGACAGGGCAGCAGTGGCTTCCGAGGAATAGTTGGCCTGCTTTTCGTTATAGGCGGTAACGGACGTGATTTCGCCGCCGAGTGCCTCGAAGGTGGAGGAGAATTCACGCATCATGTTGACGCCAAAGTCATTGTTGACGTGAATGATGGCCAGCTTCTTGAGGCCCTTGTCGATGGCATACTGCGCAGCAGCCGTTCCCTGCAGGGCATCAGAGGTGATGGTGCGGAAGAAATAGCCGCCCGTCTTGCCTTCCTTGCCCAACTGGGTGAGCGTCGGGGAAGAAGAAGCCGGAGAAACCTGAACCACCTTGGCAGGTGCCGTCACCGAGGTGAGGATCGGCAGGGAAACCGAGGAGATGATGCCACCGATGACGACCGGCACATGCTTGATGTTGACCAGCTGCGTTGCCTGATCGACGGCCACGTTGCCCTGGCTCTGGCTGTCACGGGTGTCGGCTTTCAGCGAACAGCCCAGCACACCGCCAGCATCGTTCATATCCTTGAAGGCCATTTCGACGGCCTTGGCACCAGCCTGGCCATAAACGCCAGCTGGTCCGGTCAATTCCATGACCATGCCAACTTCGACATCGCACGCCATGGCGGGCAGCATGGTGCCACCAAGACCCGCCAGAACGGCCAATGGTGCTAAACAGACTTTCTTCATTTCACGCTCCTGTAGGAAGGGCCCTCAAGGGCCGATTGGCGAAGGCTTCTGCCTATTCTTTGTTGAGATTGTATTTCATGATGGATCCGTGCCGCCCGAAACGGTCACGCTCCAATGTATAGACGTCGCCCTCAAGCGGGGTCGACTGATCGAGAATGGACTCGATCCGGGAAAGATCTTCCGGCGACAGCGTAACCGCGCCTATGCCCAGATTGGCATCGAGATGGCTACGGTTGCGTGCCCCTACGATGACGCCAGCCACATGGGGACGGGTCAGGACGGCCGCCGAAGCGATGGTCGAGATGTCGGTTTCATGCCGGTCGGCAATGCTGCGCAGCGTCTGCAACAGCGACTGGAACAGCTCCCAGCCACCGAAATCCTCGATGATCAGCTTGTATTTGGTCAGTGATCGGTTCTCCAGCTCACCCAGAGGTTCCGCCACGCCTAACCAGCGATCGGAGAGGAAACCACCGGCCACCGTGCCATAGCATAGAAAATGGAAATCATGCGCTGCAGCAAGCGAGGCCATGCGCTTCTCCGGGCGGCGGTCCAGCAGCGAATATTGCAGCTGGATTGTTGCCAGCGGCAACCCTTCGGCCTTCATTGTGGCGACGTGATCGCTATC
Proteins encoded:
- a CDS encoding aldo/keto reductase, which gives rise to MTRVPRYSLTPDYEISRVIRGGWQLAGGHGAIDRKAAVDDLLATAEAGIITFDCADIYTGVEEIIGDFRKVYGDRHGAEALDAIHVHTKCVPDLDKLSSLTRVQLQETIDRSRARLGVERLDLVQFHWWDYELGDWLQAMQWLHEFQQEGRLRFLSCTNFDSDHVATMKAEGLPLATIQLQYSLLDRRPEKRMASLAAAHDFHFLCYGTVAGGFLSDRWLGVAEPLGELENRSLTKYKLIIEDFGGWELFQSLLQTLRSIADRHETDISTIASAAVLTRPHVAGVIVGARNRSHLDANLGIGAVTLSPEDLSRIESILDQSTPLEGDVYTLERDRFGRHGSIMKYNLNKE
- a CDS encoding ABC transporter substrate-binding protein, whose protein sequence is MKKVCLAPLAVLAGLGGTMLPAMACDVEVGMVMELTGPAGVYGQAGAKAVEMAFKDMNDAGGVLGCSLKADTRDSQSQGNVAVDQATQLVNIKHVPVVIGGIISSVSLPILTSVTAPAKVVQVSPASSSPTLTQLGKEGKTGGYFFRTITSDALQGTAAAQYAIDKGLKKLAIIHVNNDFGVNMMREFSSTFEALGGEITSVTAYNEKQANYSSEATAALSGDPEALYLVSYPVDGATIARAWISNGGPQKFLLNDGMNSSDFIKAVGAQYLNEAYGTSSGTDETASTKYFYDNFAAVSGGIAPDAPAADRSYDAGAIVGLAIAKAGEAKADKIRDAIFEVTGTEGTPIYAGPEEFKKALELIKKGEKIRYEGVIGPVGFDQYGDITGPFRLWKIADGSIETTGMMQADEVAAIKAKVAK